One Silene latifolia isolate original U9 population chromosome 4, ASM4854445v1, whole genome shotgun sequence DNA segment encodes these proteins:
- the LOC141651836 gene encoding uncharacterized protein LOC141651836, translating to MIISGFTGQLKGWWDNYLTNDQKVAILTTTEIKDEVITETVVYTLLVNILEHFTGQYGNNYDSTRTLLQNFRCKTLTDFMWYKDTFLSRVMLLPECNSSHWKAKFIDGLPHLFAERIRKIFRGDNPSIYYEHYNYGHLIKACTAEGINLCNEIKLNQQLKHQNIIERNQLGEFCEQFGMDMPSTSRRKRHKGNDKPYYPRYKKKRYSKEKLEEKTHRKNQRKFHKKHYRKRGYVPPKEIRCFKCNKKGHMANNCWTQKQINNLDIADDLKDKISKLFLNEQDLQSETETLSDNSSNSSNNLKILKDDSFYTDSSSATTSSECEPCGQGKD from the exons ATGATAATATCAGGATTTACAGGTCAACTTAAAGGATGGTGGGATAATTATCTCACTAACGATCAAAAAGTAGCTATTCTTACAACTACAGAAATTAAAGATGAAGTGATCACAGAAACTGTGGTTTACACTTTACTTGTTAATATACTTGAACATTTTACTGGTCAATATGGGAATAATTATGATTCAACAAGAACTCTTTTACAAAATTTTAGATGTAAAACTTTAACTGATTTTATGTGGTATAAAGACACCTTCCTTAGCAGAGTTATGCTTTTACCTGAATGCAATAGCTCTCATTGGAAAGCCAAATTTATTGATGGTTTACCACATTTATTTGCAGAAAGAATCAGAAAGATTTTTCGAGGAGATAATCCTTCTATTTATTATGAACATTATAATTATGGTCACCTTATTAAAGCCTGTACGGCAGAAGGAATAAAcctttgtaatgagattaaattaaaCCAACAACTCAAGCACCAAAATATTATTGAAAGAAATCAATTAGGTGAATTTTGTGAACAGTTTGGTATGGATATGCCTTCTACTTCTCGTAGAAAACGACATAAAGGTAATGATAAACCTTATTATCCTAGATATAAGAAGAAAAGATATTCTAAagaaaaattagaagaaaaaactCATCGGAAAAATCAGAGAAAATTTCATAAAAAACATTACAGAAAAAGAGGTTATGTACCTCCAAAGGAAATAAGATGTTTCAAATGTAATAAAAAAGGTCATATGGCAAACAATTGTTGGacccaaaaacaaattaataatttgGATATAGCTGATGATCTTAAAGATAAGATTTCAAAATTATTTCTTAATGAACAAGATCTACAAAGTGAAACTGAAACTTTGTCTGACAATTCTAGTAATTCCAGTAATAATTTAAAAATTCTTAAAGATGATTCTTTTTATACAGATAGTAGTTCTGCAACTACTAGTTCGGAATGTGAACCATGTGGACAGGGAAAA gattaa